A single window of Anaerocolumna chitinilytica DNA harbors:
- a CDS encoding lantibiotic protection ABC transporter ATP-binding protein has product MNYILETKELCKSFKTQKANDRISIKVEENTIYGLLGPNGAGKSTFLKMITGMMEPTSGEILLDGKVLVRKDLGKIGSLIENAPIYENLSARENLKVRTLIYGLPDKRINEVLEIVNLTNTGKKRAGSFSMGMKQRLGIAMALLNNPKFLILDEPTNGLDPIGINDLRELIRTFPRQGITVIISSHNLSEIQQIADHIGIIVNGKLLYQEELSQSENLEALFMEIVRKEGSFND; this is encoded by the coding sequence ATGAATTACATATTAGAGACAAAAGAACTTTGTAAAAGTTTTAAGACGCAAAAAGCCAATGATCGGATATCGATTAAGGTAGAAGAAAATACGATTTATGGTCTGCTTGGACCAAATGGGGCAGGCAAATCTACCTTTTTAAAGATGATAACAGGTATGATGGAACCCACTTCTGGTGAAATATTGCTGGATGGAAAAGTGCTTGTAAGAAAAGATCTGGGGAAGATAGGCTCTTTGATTGAAAATGCACCAATCTATGAAAATTTATCTGCAAGAGAGAATCTAAAAGTCAGAACCTTAATTTATGGATTGCCGGATAAGCGAATAAATGAGGTCTTAGAAATAGTAAACCTTACAAATACAGGTAAAAAACGTGCCGGAAGCTTTTCGATGGGGATGAAACAACGCCTAGGGATTGCTATGGCACTCTTAAACAATCCAAAATTTCTGATTTTAGATGAACCAACCAATGGTCTTGACCCCATTGGAATCAATGATTTGAGGGAACTTATCAGAACATTTCCTAGACAAGGCATTACCGTTATCATATCAAGTCATAATTTATCAGAAATCCAGCAAATAGCCGATCACATTGGAATTATCGTGAATGGAAAACTTTTGTATCAAGAAGAACTTTCCCAGTCAGAAAATCTTGAAGCGCTCTTTATGGAGATTGTGAGAAAGGAAGGCTCTTTCAATGATTAA
- a CDS encoding TetR/AcrR family transcriptional regulator: MNKKDIILDAMLELLKEKSTVSISEIANKAGIAKGGIYYYYSSKEEITDSLIERSYGEIIENCKKKLHENDVDALSKFRLLFTTYFNQHVTSEIDTYLHLPQNAELHQKSLAKILTELSPILTDILKQGMEEGTFSCNYPEVYSEIILSVFTFLLDPGIFHWTVEQVRNKLKGLADLLERGLLLPTGSMSILYEQIK; encoded by the coding sequence ATGAATAAAAAAGACATAATTTTAGATGCAATGTTGGAGTTACTGAAAGAAAAATCAACAGTATCCATAAGCGAGATTGCTAATAAAGCAGGAATAGCAAAAGGTGGAATTTACTATTATTATTCATCAAAAGAGGAAATAACTGACTCACTTATTGAGCGTTCTTACGGTGAAATAATTGAAAATTGCAAAAAAAAACTTCATGAGAATGATGTAGATGCCTTATCTAAATTTCGTTTGTTATTTACCACATATTTTAACCAACATGTTACCTCAGAAATTGATACTTATTTACACTTACCTCAAAATGCTGAGCTTCACCAAAAGTCACTTGCTAAAATTCTAACAGAATTATCCCCCATCCTTACAGATATACTGAAACAGGGTATGGAAGAAGGGACTTTTTCTTGTAATTATCCTGAAGTTTATTCAGAAATAATACTTTCAGTATTCACATTTTTATTAGATCCTGGTATATTCCATTGGACTGTAGAGCAAGTTCGTAATAAATTAAAAGGCTTAGCTGATTTATTGGAGCGAGGACTTCTGCTTCCAACAGGAAGTATGTCTATCTTATATGAACAAATAAAATAA
- a CDS encoding class I SAM-dependent methyltransferase, whose product MKKGKYGLDAPAIVIGYITSGVLLTLMEVIYFSSESWILYFGCLCLVIGSYMIYSSRIGKYKMRERIIQKLCITGDEISLDVGCGRGLLLNGVASKLNTGKVYGVDIWSVRDESGNNYNTTMQNARIEGTESKVEVINSDMRNLPFTDSYFDIIVSSLAIHNLKNNDQREKALLEIARVAKKGCKLAILDIAHINFYRNILSNNGFDIEYIERSVHIFPPSKVIYARKS is encoded by the coding sequence ATGAAGAAAGGAAAGTACGGTTTAGACGCACCAGCAATAGTTATAGGATATATAACATCCGGAGTTCTATTAACTTTAATGGAGGTTATTTACTTCTCCAGTGAGAGCTGGATTTTATATTTTGGTTGCCTGTGTTTAGTCATTGGTTCTTATATGATTTATAGTAGTAGGATTGGTAAGTACAAAATGAGAGAACGAATAATTCAAAAGCTCTGTATCACCGGAGATGAAATATCTTTGGATGTGGGCTGCGGCCGGGGCTTATTGCTAAATGGTGTTGCATCAAAGCTTAATACTGGGAAAGTATATGGCGTTGATATATGGAGTGTTAGAGATGAATCCGGTAATAATTATAATACTACTATGCAAAATGCACGAATTGAAGGCACCGAATCAAAAGTAGAAGTAATAAACTCAGATATGAGAAATTTACCATTTACAGATAGCTATTTTGATATTATTGTTTCAAGTCTCGCAATTCATAATCTAAAAAATAATGATCAAAGAGAAAAAGCTCTTCTTGAAATTGCTAGAGTGGCAAAAAAAGGATGTAAACTAGCCATATTAGATATAGCGCATATTAACTTTTATCGGAACATTCTTTCAAATAATGGATTTGACATAGAATATATCGAACGTTCTGTCCATATTTTCCCACCAAGTAAAGTGATTTATGCCAGGAAATCTTAA
- a CDS encoding serine hydrolase domain-containing protein has translation MKKKTKTTVFISFFIILVLLAMLWKELNILFIPSDYNNVDSMAEVMMKKTSTPGVAMVISRQGKLEYKCYGYADVKHKKKINEESLFEIGSTTKAFTALAIILLEEEGYLYGSDCVTDYISWFTPTYNGKHEKITINQLLAHTSGIPPWSIRLIPEGTKANMLERTIRNISTINLESYPGTKHNYATVNYDILALIIEKITGERFQDFVTDNILLPLGMTESYFSTGHEKISNNLPKGYKAFLGNSVEYRAPRYNGNIAAGYLVTNVKELGFWMNAQLGLGDIPVKLKRAINKSHEVDKESAGYEELNKYYSYGWNHDTKNGVISHSGSNPNYSSQVIMNLEKQEGIFVLANLDSSAPTQIAYNTYKNMMVSR, from the coding sequence ATGAAAAAGAAAACAAAAACTACAGTGTTTATCAGCTTCTTTATAATATTAGTTCTATTAGCTATGTTATGGAAGGAACTTAATATTTTATTTATACCAAGTGACTACAATAATGTGGATAGTATGGCGGAAGTCATGATGAAAAAAACATCTACACCCGGTGTAGCGATGGTAATCTCAAGGCAAGGAAAATTAGAATATAAATGTTATGGATATGCTGATGTAAAACATAAAAAAAAGATTAACGAAGAATCCCTGTTTGAGATAGGCTCAACAACTAAGGCATTTACGGCATTAGCAATCATTTTATTGGAGGAAGAGGGGTATTTATACGGATCAGATTGTGTGACGGATTACATTTCCTGGTTTACACCTACTTATAATGGTAAACATGAGAAAATAACTATTAACCAGTTATTAGCCCATACCAGCGGTATTCCGCCCTGGAGCATACGGTTAATTCCTGAGGGAACCAAGGCTAACATGCTTGAGAGAACCATACGTAATATCTCAACTATCAATTTGGAATCTTACCCTGGTACCAAACATAATTATGCTACCGTGAATTATGATATTTTAGCCCTTATTATTGAAAAAATTACAGGAGAAAGGTTCCAGGATTTTGTAACAGATAATATACTGCTTCCGTTAGGAATGACAGAAAGCTATTTTTCAACCGGGCACGAAAAGATATCGAATAACCTTCCCAAAGGCTATAAGGCATTCTTAGGAAATAGCGTAGAGTATAGGGCACCTAGATATAACGGTAATATCGCAGCCGGATATTTGGTAACCAATGTGAAAGAGTTAGGGTTTTGGATGAATGCTCAATTGGGGCTTGGTGATATTCCGGTTAAGCTTAAAAGAGCAATTAATAAATCACATGAAGTGGATAAAGAATCCGCAGGATATGAAGAGTTGAATAAATATTATTCTTATGGATGGAACCATGATACCAAGAACGGAGTAATCAGTCATAGTGGAAGTAATCCGAATTATTCTTCACAAGTTATAATGAATTTGGAAAAACAGGAAGGAATATTTGTACTGGCAAATCTGGATTCAAGTGCACCTACACAAATTGCTTATAATACGTATAAAAATATGATGGTAAGCAGATGA
- a CDS encoding MBL fold metallo-hydrolase, producing the protein MIIKWFPRSWIQIKVPEYVIYIDPSYMSTYFKKSNKKVIFSELEDDVLPEKLETGNVILISHIHKDHCKEVTIKRLSDKNTIILTPKSYKKEADDNIRIITSKNEYQFDKISIEIVNAYNTSEGASTRKVHKLGEGVGYIINVENKRIYFSGDTDLIPDMKKISNIDIAIVPIGGVFTMNINEAIEAMLSIKPKLVIPVHHLKENPLEFKMKLEQMGIDVLVLDIGEEKEL; encoded by the coding sequence TTGATTATAAAGTGGTTTCCACGTTCATGGATTCAAATAAAAGTGCCTGAGTACGTTATTTACATTGACCCATCCTATATGAGTACTTATTTTAAAAAATCGAACAAAAAAGTTATCTTTTCAGAGTTAGAGGATGATGTTTTACCAGAAAAACTGGAAACAGGAAATGTGATTTTAATATCACATATTCATAAAGACCATTGCAAAGAAGTTACTATTAAACGATTAAGTGATAAAAACACAATAATATTAACCCCAAAGAGCTATAAAAAAGAAGCGGATGATAACATAAGAATCATTACTTCAAAAAATGAGTACCAATTTGATAAGATTTCAATTGAAATTGTAAATGCTTATAATACCAGTGAGGGAGCTTCAACTAGGAAAGTACATAAACTTGGAGAGGGTGTAGGCTATATAATTAATGTAGAAAACAAAAGAATTTATTTTTCAGGAGATACAGACCTTATCCCTGATATGAAGAAGATTAGTAATATTGATATCGCTATTGTTCCTATTGGTGGAGTATTTACAATGAATATTAACGAAGCAATAGAAGCAATGCTTTCTATAAAACCGAAGCTGGTAATACCAGTACATCATTTAAAAGAGAACCCTCTAGAATTTAAGATGAAATTAGAACAAATGGGAATTGATGTATTGGTATTGGATATAGGAGAAGAAAAAGAATTATAA
- a CDS encoding GNAT family N-acetyltransferase, translating to MELRHELEGDYKETENVTREAFWNVYRPGCNEHLVLHNLRKSSTFIKELDYVAVEKGRVIGNIIYSRMMKEGMICNEIIAFGPISILPEFQGQGIGSLLITETMKRAKELGYKAVLITGNPDYYRRFGFISASKYHIHLPDSSLDEEASFFMAKELEEDYLIKHPGIYNFDTVFDPSDIELERFETLFSYKEKRESRAGDL from the coding sequence GTGGAGCTTAGACATGAACTAGAAGGAGATTATAAAGAAACCGAAAACGTTACACGAGAGGCGTTTTGGAATGTATATCGACCTGGATGCAATGAACATCTGGTTCTTCATAATCTTCGAAAATCATCAACGTTTATAAAAGAATTAGATTATGTTGCGGTGGAAAAAGGCAGAGTTATTGGGAATATTATATATTCAAGAATGATGAAAGAAGGAATGATTTGCAACGAAATTATCGCATTTGGACCGATATCAATTCTTCCGGAGTTTCAAGGTCAAGGAATTGGTTCACTTCTAATAACAGAAACCATGAAAAGAGCCAAAGAACTCGGATATAAAGCTGTTCTTATCACGGGTAATCCTGATTATTATAGAAGATTTGGTTTTATTTCTGCATCTAAGTACCATATACATCTTCCAGATAGTTCGTTAGACGAGGAAGCTTCCTTTTTTATGGCGAAAGAACTTGAAGAAGATTATTTAATAAAGCATCCAGGTATCTATAATTTTGATACAGTATTTGATCCCTCTGATATTGAATTGGAAAGGTTTGAAACATTATTTTCATATAAAGAAAAACGTGAGTCTCGTGCAGGAGATTTATAA
- a CDS encoding helix-turn-helix transcriptional regulator, whose product MENKVEQLRKEYGLNQEDFAKAIRVSRQTISSIENGKYNPSLELAFIIADYFEKTIEEIFIFERGVKK is encoded by the coding sequence GTGGAAAACAAAGTCGAACAGTTAAGAAAGGAGTACGGATTAAATCAAGAGGATTTTGCAAAGGCAATTCGTGTTTCCAGACAAACGATCAGTTCAATAGAGAATGGAAAATACAATCCATCTTTGGAGCTGGCGTTTATCATAGCAGACTACTTTGAAAAAACAATAGAGGAAATATTTATATTTGAAAGGGGTGTAAAAAAATGA
- a CDS encoding TIM-barrel domain-containing protein, giving the protein MINILNGIYKLTLGEPEVLTPIKLRRTSENLEAFNHLIKISSPFTDEDFKISVSQRGCTVTLPIYEEERIYGFGLQLKSFMQNGKKKIIRTNADPSSDSGDSHAPVPFYVSTLGYGILVDTARYVSFYCGSSAAKEQKSRESELGPKGTTEALYKTVQSSSSMVIDIPVAQGIDIYIFAGTDMKDAICRYNLFSGGGCLPPLKGLGVLYRGYVDADQNGILDISKALRDDHIPCDIIGLEPGWHSKAYSCSYLWNDKKFPVPEDMVKALKDSNFDINLWEQAFVNPSAPFYDEIKDHSGDYLVWEGLVPDFSILQAREAFGKHHEKLVDLGIAGFKLDECDSSDYTGGWSFPNCTQFPSGLDGEQMHNQIGIFFQDTQYELYKKKNKRTYSQVRASHALASSYPFVLYSDLYNHRDFFRALLNAGFSGLLWTPEVRQTDSAIELIRRIQIVCLSAQVCINSWMIPNLPWRQFHYEENLRGELLPESERIALTLACKKALEFRMSLIPYLYSAFWKYKTTGTPVFRALVMDYPNDIYAQEVEDQVWIGDSLMAAPIFADEGNKRNIYLPEGVWFDFETGARLIGDQWLNEVEVPIDHIPIFVKGNSIIPIANPVEWINENTQFNLTINIYGSDISSFALYEDDGYSFNFEKGMYNITELQYNHNRLNLDEGFISPMKKYIIDQIILKGE; this is encoded by the coding sequence ATGATTAATATATTAAATGGTATATATAAGCTTACATTAGGAGAACCTGAGGTCTTAACCCCCATAAAATTGAGAAGAACATCAGAAAATCTGGAAGCATTTAATCATTTGATAAAGATATCCTCACCTTTTACTGATGAAGATTTTAAGATTTCCGTATCTCAAAGAGGCTGTACAGTTACTCTGCCAATATATGAAGAGGAAAGAATCTATGGATTTGGTTTACAGCTTAAATCATTTATGCAGAATGGGAAAAAAAAGATTATCAGAACAAATGCTGATCCATCATCGGATTCAGGAGATAGCCATGCACCCGTTCCTTTCTATGTATCAACTTTGGGATATGGAATATTAGTTGATACCGCAAGATATGTTTCTTTTTATTGTGGCAGCAGTGCTGCAAAGGAGCAAAAATCAAGAGAGTCTGAACTTGGTCCCAAAGGTACAACAGAAGCATTGTATAAAACAGTACAATCATCTTCATCTATGGTTATTGATATCCCTGTAGCACAAGGCATTGATATCTACATTTTTGCGGGAACAGATATGAAAGATGCAATATGCCGATATAACCTATTCTCCGGCGGAGGATGTTTACCGCCATTAAAAGGGTTAGGAGTTCTATACCGAGGTTATGTTGATGCAGACCAGAATGGAATACTCGATATTTCGAAAGCTTTAAGAGATGACCACATTCCATGTGATATCATTGGCTTAGAACCCGGGTGGCATTCAAAAGCTTATTCATGTTCCTATTTGTGGAATGATAAAAAATTCCCAGTACCTGAAGATATGGTCAAAGCACTTAAAGACAGCAATTTCGATATAAATCTGTGGGAACAAGCTTTTGTTAATCCTTCGGCTCCTTTTTATGATGAGATTAAGGACCATTCTGGCGATTACTTGGTTTGGGAAGGCTTGGTACCTGATTTTTCCATCCTACAAGCACGAGAAGCCTTTGGGAAGCATCATGAAAAACTTGTTGATTTGGGTATTGCCGGTTTTAAGTTAGATGAATGTGACAGCTCTGATTATACCGGTGGTTGGTCTTTTCCAAATTGTACACAATTTCCATCGGGTCTTGACGGAGAGCAAATGCATAATCAAATCGGCATTTTCTTTCAGGATACTCAGTATGAGCTTTACAAGAAGAAAAACAAGAGAACATATAGCCAAGTTCGAGCATCACATGCTTTAGCATCTTCATATCCCTTTGTATTATATAGTGATCTTTATAATCATAGGGACTTTTTCAGAGCATTACTAAATGCAGGCTTTTCTGGTTTACTATGGACACCGGAGGTTAGGCAGACTGACAGTGCAATAGAGTTAATCAGACGAATACAAATAGTTTGCTTATCTGCTCAGGTCTGTATAAATTCATGGATGATTCCAAATCTACCCTGGCGTCAGTTTCACTATGAGGAGAATTTACGGGGAGAGCTTCTACCAGAAAGTGAAAGAATAGCTCTGACTTTAGCTTGTAAAAAAGCACTTGAATTTCGAATGAGTCTGATACCATATTTATATAGTGCCTTTTGGAAATATAAAACAACCGGAACACCGGTTTTTCGTGCCTTGGTAATGGATTATCCAAACGATATATATGCTCAGGAAGTAGAAGATCAGGTTTGGATCGGAGACTCATTGATGGCAGCGCCTATATTTGCAGATGAAGGCAATAAGAGAAATATTTACTTACCGGAAGGTGTTTGGTTTGATTTCGAGACCGGAGCAAGATTGATTGGCGACCAGTGGCTCAATGAAGTTGAAGTACCGATTGACCATATTCCGATATTTGTGAAGGGAAATTCCATAATCCCTATTGCAAATCCTGTCGAGTGGATTAATGAAAATACGCAATTCAATTTAACAATTAATATTTATGGCAGTGATATATCTTCTTTCGCTCTTTATGAAGATGATGGATATTCATTCAACTTTGAAAAAGGTATGTATAATATTACGGAGTTACAGTACAATCATAATCGCTTAAATTTAGATGAAGGATTCATTTCACCAATGAAAAAATATATCATTGATCAAATAATTTTAAAAGGAGAATAA